The Chryseolinea soli genome contains a region encoding:
- a CDS encoding SDR family NAD(P)-dependent oxidoreductase: protein MLQNKNAIIYGAGGSLGGAVAKALAASGAKLFLTGRTITSVQKLADEIRASGGSADVAQVDAQDEKAINDHITKVVQQAGTVDISFNATGEKVVQNIPLVSMTANDFMDPMKFMLQTQFLTTTAAAKVMIKQGSGVILSLTATPGGIVYPYTGGFAPACCALEGFTSNLAAEIGAYGVRVVNMRSGGSPDSRVFKEARDKFPEEMKTVLSNMEADTMLKKLPLMADIANLAVFLSSDLAGKITGVTVDVSSGTTAGLNYRAPGAFKNLIQ, encoded by the coding sequence ATGCTCCAAAACAAAAATGCCATCATCTACGGCGCCGGCGGCTCACTCGGCGGCGCGGTAGCCAAAGCCCTCGCCGCTTCAGGCGCCAAATTATTTTTAACGGGCCGCACGATCACTTCCGTCCAAAAACTAGCAGACGAAATTCGCGCATCAGGCGGCAGCGCAGACGTTGCTCAAGTAGACGCGCAGGATGAAAAAGCAATCAACGATCACATCACAAAAGTTGTTCAACAAGCCGGCACAGTAGACATATCCTTCAACGCCACCGGCGAGAAGGTTGTGCAAAACATCCCGCTGGTGTCCATGACCGCCAACGATTTTATGGACCCGATGAAGTTCATGTTGCAAACGCAATTCCTAACCACCACGGCGGCGGCAAAGGTGATGATCAAACAAGGCTCGGGCGTGATCTTATCGCTCACCGCCACCCCCGGTGGCATAGTCTATCCTTACACCGGTGGCTTTGCTCCCGCATGTTGCGCACTGGAGGGCTTCACCAGCAACCTGGCCGCAGAGATCGGTGCCTATGGTGTGCGCGTGGTGAACATGCGTTCCGGAGGCTCGCCCGATTCGCGCGTCTTCAAAGAGGCCCGCGACAAATTTCCCGAGGAAATGAAAACCGTCCTCAGTAACATGGAAGCCGACACGATGCTGAAAAAACTCCCGCTCATGGCCGACATCGCGAACCTGGCCGTATTCTTATCATCCGACCTGGCCGGCAAAATCACCGGCGTCACTGTAGACGTCAGCAGTGGAACTACCGCCGGACTAAACTACCGGGCTCCGGGAGCATTTAAGAATCTGATCCAATGA
- a CDS encoding DinB family protein, whose protein sequence is MINGLNESLWKQFGASIDMLKNAIALWPEEKWNTEKKFFYNAYHCLVFLEYYLNIPWKKNFSPALPFTSADPDKIPAEAIDDMIPDRIYSKAELLSYLQSSREKCHALILGLTAEKLVERWVEEDGNRNYSVFELLIYNMRHVQHHAAQLNLYLRQNINNAPRWVSRAKDDL, encoded by the coding sequence ATGATCAATGGCTTAAACGAAAGTTTGTGGAAACAATTCGGAGCCAGTATCGATATGCTAAAAAATGCTATCGCGTTGTGGCCCGAAGAGAAGTGGAATACCGAGAAGAAGTTTTTTTATAACGCCTATCATTGCCTCGTGTTTCTGGAGTACTATCTGAACATTCCCTGGAAAAAGAACTTTTCCCCAGCCCTTCCCTTCACCTCCGCCGACCCCGACAAAATTCCCGCGGAAGCCATAGACGATATGATCCCGGATAGAATTTACAGTAAAGCGGAATTGCTGAGCTACCTGCAGTCGTCCCGCGAAAAATGCCACGCGTTGATCTTGGGGCTGACGGCCGAGAAATTGGTGGAACGATGGGTAGAGGAGGATGGAAACCGGAATTATTCAGTATTTGAACTATTGATCTATAACATGCGGCATGTCCAACATCATGCCGCACAATTGAATTTGTATTTACGCCAGAATATCAATAATGCACCCAGGTGGGTTTCGCGGGCGAAGGATGACCTGTGA
- a CDS encoding sensor histidine kinase, whose amino-acid sequence MKKCTIVLLLLQLVIAAPAQEYFYRPYRVNDGLPSDIVKSCTQDSLGYFWIATDEGIVKYDGVKFTSYRAAMHSNYAKGFLTTHSGRLLAFGDRDLIEIQNLGDTVIFKILCPVARVANDTTLSYPKLLFEDAHGDIWISESQSVVRLGNHSLKRYTFDAANRSPQFLRSFSFFEDQKHDLFISSFQGNLFRYDAQRDAFEATDKKFPYGVEFVSVQNNKIVIGSEEGLSQASLLRDGGVTAPTLVLKVPFVSFVQPLRNHHYFVATRGTKHYVADFDKGIFTPLSYSVNNINHVYTSPDSDIWISGNEGLVMMKENLFRGIDDHVADFIESIAEDSTAATLYYATRSTLYAFDRISKKNKVLLEIPTGYSQSLIFAPEGLWVANAFKVFLFNKGKIKKQFDFSAQSRFVTEITRDSNGNLWLAVPGSTQAYYVDKNLNLHQYNVALGQEGVIHILREGKEGMYIASSGKDNYLYFKANSDTAFHNISVPMNLAVHGDFNVMDLVVANDAVWLATTEGLLKFHDHRLERVNLGERSTGLPVSSIQAYAGNKLLIANALGMTLYDIQTGATDLFNESSGLLSNTITPRGIFVDSRENVWVCTAKGLCYSTRPLTVLSKTPQPRFTQVLVNGKKSVARTNDPIDYGRFLAIEVSSITFPENEVTFQYRFLPDDDWRVTSEPELRFSGLPAGDHTLEVRAKKNGPFIWSDISQLHFTIAKPFWQRWWFYGLCFIGVLTLVALTFIAVDARNKKKNIALQALIAERTNELRISNEELVQLNQEKNNLIGVVAHDLRSPLRQMMGLLTLVKMNAKMDETSATYLDLVAKSALRLDDMIVKILDVDAIDAQQLNVKIEAVDLSAMCSAVVDRFSVDALRKRISIVRKIDPGIFVRADKDYLEQVIENLLSNAVKFSPFERQVFVSLQGWGERVTCEIRDQGPGLSEEDKKKLFGKYQKLSARPTDHEPSTGLGLSIVKKFVSAMNGEIACVSEPGKGACFSISFMRWR is encoded by the coding sequence GTGAAAAAGTGTACGATCGTTTTGTTGCTTTTGCAGCTTGTTATTGCTGCGCCGGCACAGGAGTACTTCTACAGACCCTACCGGGTAAACGATGGGTTGCCCAGCGACATCGTAAAAAGCTGCACACAAGACTCCCTGGGGTATTTTTGGATTGCCACCGACGAGGGTATCGTCAAATACGACGGCGTTAAATTCACCAGCTATCGCGCCGCCATGCACAGCAACTATGCCAAGGGCTTCCTCACCACCCACAGCGGCCGGTTGTTAGCTTTTGGCGATCGCGACCTGATCGAGATCCAAAACCTGGGCGACACGGTGATCTTCAAAATCCTGTGCCCGGTGGCGAGAGTAGCAAACGACACGACCCTCTCCTATCCTAAGCTGCTCTTTGAAGATGCGCACGGCGACATTTGGATCAGCGAGTCGCAGTCGGTGGTGAGGCTGGGCAACCACAGCCTCAAACGATATACGTTCGACGCCGCCAACCGCTCCCCCCAGTTTTTGCGGTCGTTTTCTTTTTTCGAAGACCAAAAGCATGATCTCTTTATCTCATCCTTTCAGGGAAACCTGTTCCGATACGATGCACAGCGCGACGCGTTTGAGGCGACTGACAAAAAGTTTCCGTATGGCGTAGAGTTTGTCTCGGTGCAGAACAACAAAATCGTCATCGGCTCGGAGGAGGGCTTGTCACAAGCTTCGCTCCTGCGCGATGGTGGAGTCACCGCGCCGACGCTGGTGCTGAAAGTCCCTTTTGTATCTTTCGTGCAGCCCCTGCGAAACCATCACTATTTTGTTGCCACCCGCGGCACCAAACACTATGTCGCCGATTTTGACAAAGGCATATTCACGCCGCTTTCTTATTCCGTCAACAACATCAATCACGTCTACACCAGCCCGGACAGCGACATCTGGATCTCAGGAAACGAGGGGCTTGTGATGATGAAGGAAAATCTGTTTCGCGGAATCGATGACCATGTTGCCGACTTCATCGAGTCTATTGCCGAAGATTCCACCGCGGCAACCTTGTATTATGCCACGCGCAGCACGTTATACGCTTTCGATCGGATCTCAAAAAAGAACAAAGTGTTGCTTGAAATTCCAACAGGCTATTCGCAGTCGCTGATCTTTGCCCCCGAGGGCCTTTGGGTGGCCAACGCTTTCAAAGTGTTCCTGTTCAACAAAGGAAAAATTAAAAAACAATTTGACTTTAGTGCACAAAGCCGTTTTGTGACCGAAATAACCCGCGACTCGAACGGAAACCTCTGGTTGGCGGTTCCGGGCAGTACACAAGCTTATTATGTCGATAAAAATCTGAACCTTCACCAATATAACGTCGCGTTGGGACAGGAGGGCGTGATCCACATCCTTCGCGAGGGCAAGGAGGGTATGTACATTGCGTCGTCCGGAAAAGACAATTACCTGTATTTTAAAGCGAACAGCGACACGGCATTTCACAACATCAGCGTTCCGATGAATCTTGCGGTACATGGCGATTTCAATGTCATGGACCTGGTTGTTGCCAATGACGCGGTTTGGCTGGCAACCACGGAGGGACTGTTAAAATTCCACGATCACCGTTTGGAGCGGGTGAACCTGGGGGAGCGCTCTACAGGCCTGCCGGTGAGCTCCATCCAGGCCTATGCGGGCAACAAACTTTTGATCGCCAATGCGTTGGGAATGACATTGTATGATATCCAAACGGGAGCCACGGATCTGTTCAATGAAAGCTCCGGCTTATTGTCGAACACCATTACACCCCGGGGCATCTTTGTCGATAGCCGCGAAAATGTTTGGGTGTGCACGGCGAAGGGATTGTGCTACAGCACACGGCCGCTGACCGTGCTGAGCAAAACGCCCCAACCCCGGTTCACGCAAGTGCTCGTAAATGGAAAAAAATCTGTTGCGCGCACGAACGATCCGATCGACTACGGCCGTTTCCTCGCCATCGAGGTGTCGAGCATCACGTTTCCGGAAAATGAAGTGACCTTTCAATACCGTTTTCTTCCCGACGATGACTGGCGGGTGACGTCGGAACCAGAACTGCGGTTTTCGGGATTGCCTGCGGGCGATCATACCCTCGAGGTCAGGGCAAAAAAGAATGGCCCGTTCATCTGGAGCGACATCTCCCAACTTCACTTCACCATCGCGAAACCTTTCTGGCAACGGTGGTGGTTTTATGGCCTTTGCTTTATTGGTGTCTTAACCTTGGTTGCCCTCACCTTCATCGCGGTGGATGCGCGCAACAAAAAGAAGAACATCGCCCTGCAAGCGCTCATCGCCGAGCGGACAAACGAATTGCGCATCAGCAATGAAGAACTCGTGCAACTCAACCAGGAAAAAAATAACCTCATCGGCGTGGTAGCGCACGACCTGAGAAGCCCGCTCCGCCAGATGATGGGTTTGCTCACGCTGGTGAAAATGAACGCGAAAATGGACGAGACCTCCGCAACGTACCTGGACTTGGTGGCGAAAAGCGCCCTCCGTCTCGACGACATGATCGTGAAAATCCTCGACGTCGATGCCATCGACGCCCAACAACTCAACGTGAAGATCGAAGCGGTAGACCTCTCGGCCATGTGCAGCGCCGTGGTGGACCGCTTTAGTGTTGACGCCCTGCGGAAACGGATTTCCATCGTGCGAAAGATCGATCCGGGAATTTTTGTCAGGGCCGACAAAGATTACCTGGAACAGGTGATTGAAAATTTATTGTCCAATGCCGTAAAATTCTCACCCTTCGAACGCCAGGTATTTGTCAGCTTGCAGGGTTGGGGTGAGCGCGTCACCTGCGAGATCCGGGATCAAGGTCCCGGGCTCAGTGAAGAAGATAAGAAAAAACTTTTTGGCAAATACCAGAAGCTAAGCGCCCGCCCTACCGACCACGAGCCTTCCACGGGGCTGGGGTTGTCGATCGTTAAGAAATTTGTCTCCGCCATGAATGGGGAAATTGCATGCGTGAGCGAACCGGGGAAAGGAGCATGTTTTTCGATTTCGTTTATGCGGTGGCGGTGA
- a CDS encoding proprotein convertase P-domain-containing protein codes for MATKKSKSGSRLYTYQNGKKVFLRKKPDQFVVREAPEDLIGTDKMKALERTSPSSTRVTVSPAALDSEMKKMRKEAVTHHAYTLEDSDAEFLITDRIIVTFKKPATHAKLSEFMAKYALILMKKYSETEFLFQLTEQTGMNPVKLVVAITETETSVATCEHDLNRRVKRSLNLPTDAKYNQQWHLHRRLVSPEFDQRSSSNCEDAWNLLGNFGSADVVIGITDDGCKIDHPDFDSPGKFATWGYMSDLTLVHRDAISANPQKMYQTGSDHGTACCGVVAAEVDASLVVGAAPGCRLLPIKWESDDEGLFISDDKFITVLNFISDKVDVLSNSWGMSPVETWSSNVVNKIKSLALTGGRRGKGIVFAWASGNENCPISFTSNQNVPYTSGVEVRPDGSGVWVGVKTSKTFSHNLVGIPGVIQIAALASNAQRSHYSNYGTGISLCAPTNNVHEYHRLSVPGLGITTTSGEGPLFEDEFGGTSSATPLIAGIAGLVVSANPTLTALEVISVLQRTASKDLSMTGYPKTPPANFDTNTSWDISPVAPFDKGDFKNINHPDGTWSPWFGFGKVDAGRAVAAALQSMPGPVTGNTIVKSSTPGKAIPDNNPAGITDKIAVNEQGTIAAIKVELDITHTYIGDLVVSLTSPQGTVISIHNRNGGSADNLKKIYDVQSLASLASLAGKAIQGDWTLKVADLALVDTGVLNGWKLHFDLSAEQSVLLEDAPGIVIPDNNPTGVERSLQTSTAGTLKEVEVGIDITHTYIGDLIVNLVSPKGSIISLHSKAGGSADNLIKTYTFNNTIALRTLQGEQLSGTWKLKVSDTVGQDVGKLNKWSLKLVKS; via the coding sequence ATGGCAACGAAAAAAAGTAAATCCGGCTCGAGGTTGTACACCTATCAGAATGGAAAAAAAGTTTTCTTGCGCAAAAAACCTGATCAGTTTGTCGTGCGGGAGGCTCCCGAGGATCTTATCGGAACCGACAAGATGAAGGCATTGGAAAGAACCTCTCCCTCCTCCACCCGCGTGACGGTGAGTCCTGCGGCACTTGACTCAGAAATGAAGAAGATGCGGAAGGAAGCGGTGACGCATCATGCCTATACACTGGAAGATAGCGATGCTGAATTTCTGATCACGGACCGGATCATCGTGACCTTCAAAAAGCCGGCCACGCATGCAAAGCTTTCCGAGTTTATGGCAAAATATGCCCTGATCCTGATGAAGAAATATTCGGAAACCGAATTTCTGTTTCAGCTAACGGAACAAACCGGTATGAACCCGGTGAAGCTTGTCGTGGCCATCACCGAAACCGAAACCAGTGTTGCCACCTGTGAGCACGATTTGAACAGGAGGGTGAAGCGCTCGCTCAATTTGCCTACCGACGCAAAGTACAATCAACAATGGCACTTGCACCGGCGACTGGTGAGTCCGGAGTTTGATCAGCGCTCTTCTTCAAACTGCGAAGACGCCTGGAATCTTTTGGGGAATTTTGGCAGCGCCGACGTAGTGATCGGCATAACCGACGACGGATGCAAGATCGATCACCCCGATTTTGATTCGCCGGGCAAATTTGCCACGTGGGGATACATGTCTGACCTCACCTTGGTGCACCGCGATGCCATCAGCGCTAATCCTCAAAAAATGTATCAGACGGGATCGGACCACGGCACGGCTTGTTGTGGCGTCGTGGCAGCGGAAGTGGACGCTTCGTTGGTCGTGGGCGCCGCACCCGGGTGCAGGCTTTTGCCCATCAAGTGGGAGAGCGACGATGAGGGATTGTTTATAAGCGACGATAAATTCATAACGGTCCTTAATTTTATAAGTGACAAAGTGGATGTCTTGTCGAATTCCTGGGGGATGTCGCCCGTGGAGACTTGGTCATCGAATGTGGTGAACAAAATAAAATCCCTCGCCCTCACGGGAGGACGCCGCGGCAAGGGTATTGTTTTTGCGTGGGCTTCGGGTAATGAAAATTGTCCGATCAGTTTCACCTCCAATCAGAACGTCCCCTATACCAGTGGCGTTGAAGTTCGTCCCGATGGCTCCGGCGTTTGGGTGGGTGTGAAGACGTCGAAGACATTTTCACATAACCTCGTTGGCATTCCGGGCGTGATCCAGATCGCAGCGCTGGCCAGTAACGCGCAACGGAGTCACTACTCAAACTACGGCACCGGCATCTCGTTGTGCGCACCGACAAACAATGTCCACGAATATCATCGTCTCTCTGTTCCCGGACTGGGGATAACCACCACATCCGGAGAAGGCCCGCTTTTTGAAGATGAATTTGGAGGGACTTCCAGTGCAACACCGCTGATTGCCGGAATTGCGGGCCTGGTGGTCTCGGCCAACCCAACCCTCACCGCATTGGAAGTTATTTCCGTTTTGCAACGCACGGCCAGCAAGGACCTCAGCATGACCGGCTATCCCAAAACTCCGCCCGCGAACTTCGACACCAACACGTCGTGGGATATTTCTCCCGTTGCGCCGTTTGACAAAGGTGACTTTAAAAATATAAATCACCCCGACGGAACATGGAGCCCCTGGTTTGGTTTTGGAAAAGTAGACGCAGGACGTGCGGTCGCAGCAGCGCTACAATCGATGCCCGGTCCTGTTACAGGAAACACCATCGTAAAATCTTCGACCCCGGGCAAAGCGATCCCCGACAATAACCCGGCCGGGATCACCGATAAGATCGCCGTGAATGAGCAAGGTACCATTGCAGCGATAAAAGTTGAATTGGATATCACCCACACGTATATCGGCGACCTTGTTGTTTCTTTAACATCACCACAAGGGACGGTCATTTCCATCCACAACCGAAATGGAGGAAGTGCTGATAACCTAAAAAAGATTTACGACGTTCAGAGCCTTGCATCTCTTGCGTCGTTGGCAGGCAAAGCAATCCAAGGAGATTGGACATTAAAAGTAGCAGACTTAGCGTTGGTGGATACGGGTGTTCTGAATGGCTGGAAACTTCATTTTGATTTATCCGCAGAACAGTCCGTGCTCCTGGAAGATGCTCCGGGCATTGTGATTCCGGATAATAATCCAACAGGCGTCGAGCGGAGTCTTCAAACGTCAACTGCCGGGACGCTCAAGGAAGTCGAAGTGGGTATTGACATTACGCATACGTATATCGGTGATCTTATTGTAAACCTGGTATCGCCAAAGGGTTCAATCATATCCCTGCACAGCAAGGCAGGCGGCTCGGCAGATAACCTGATCAAGACCTATACTTTTAACAATACCATCGCGTTGAGAACACTTCAGGGCGAGCAATTGTCAGGTACATGGAAGCTGAAAGTTTCTGACACGGTTGGGCAGGATGTTGGGAAGCTTAATAAGTGGTCGTTGAAGCTGGTGAAGTCATAG
- a CDS encoding MFS transporter, whose amino-acid sequence MEHQNMKTLKETHVAISTLLAFALIPLSGFATDIYLPSFPTMATFFGTSQGDIQLSLVVFVVSSGVGQLFVGSLLDSFGRYRLSLASLVVFAVSCFVIANSHSLPLVLAMRVIQGLAVALIVVGKRAFFMDMYSGERLKHYTSLFSIIWATAPITAPFIGGFLHHYFGWESNFYFLGSATLIILALELRYGGETLKASHPFKLRHLLNIYISKLETADFSLSLVILGLCFSMVILYSMASPFIIEQVFHQSAVTTGNCSLLSGLAVMIGGLLSKSSMRLSLYSKMSVAGPLLFTLSIIMIIAMYYFPSLLTMMTLVMALHIVSGFTFNTFYSHALGRFTTNAGIVSGITGGGTYIITSLLSYALVRALDVQNLVILGMAYLLIASLIGGSLILFIQAQRRVAVREQRAEAAI is encoded by the coding sequence ATGGAGCATCAGAACATGAAGACCTTGAAAGAAACTCACGTAGCGATCAGCACCCTCCTGGCATTCGCACTCATTCCCTTATCCGGATTTGCGACAGACATTTATCTTCCTTCGTTCCCTACCATGGCAACATTCTTTGGCACCAGCCAAGGCGACATCCAGTTGTCGTTGGTCGTCTTTGTGGTGAGCAGTGGCGTTGGTCAGCTTTTTGTGGGAAGTTTGCTTGACAGCTTTGGCCGTTACCGGCTCAGCCTCGCTTCTCTTGTTGTTTTTGCGGTGTCTTGTTTTGTGATCGCGAACTCCCATAGCTTACCCTTAGTGCTCGCGATGCGTGTGATCCAGGGTCTTGCCGTAGCGCTGATCGTGGTGGGCAAGCGGGCGTTTTTTATGGACATGTATTCGGGCGAGCGGTTAAAACACTACACCAGTCTGTTCTCCATCATCTGGGCAACGGCTCCGATCACGGCACCCTTCATCGGCGGTTTTCTACACCACTATTTCGGATGGGAGTCAAACTTTTATTTCCTCGGCTCGGCCACGCTGATCATTTTGGCACTTGAGCTACGGTATGGCGGCGAGACGCTCAAGGCTTCCCATCCCTTCAAGCTGCGGCACTTGCTGAATATCTACATCTCCAAACTTGAGACTGCGGATTTTAGCTTGAGTCTGGTCATCCTGGGTCTGTGTTTTTCGATGGTCATTTTGTATAGCATGGCGAGCCCGTTTATCATCGAACAGGTCTTTCATCAGTCGGCGGTGACCACGGGCAACTGTTCATTGTTGTCGGGTCTCGCGGTGATGATCGGTGGCTTGCTGAGTAAATCTTCTATGCGGCTGAGCCTGTACTCAAAGATGTCTGTAGCGGGGCCATTGCTGTTCACCTTGTCCATCATCATGATCATCGCCATGTACTATTTCCCCAGCCTGCTCACCATGATGACCCTCGTTATGGCATTGCACATTGTTTCGGGCTTCACCTTCAACACATTTTATTCCCACGCGCTCGGACGTTTCACCACAAACGCCGGGATCGTCAGCGGCATCACCGGCGGAGGAACTTACATCATAACGTCTTTGCTGAGCTATGCCCTTGTTCGTGCACTCGATGTGCAGAACCTGGTCATCCTAGGCATGGCCTATTTGCTCATCGCATCGCTGATCGGCGGATCACTCATCCTCTTCATCCAGGCGCAAAGACGCGTGGCGGTGAGGGAGCAAAGAGCCGAAGCAGCTATCTAA
- a CDS encoding SDR family oxidoreductase: MKTSKNTILITGGGSGIGFETAKLLSQKGNTVIITGRNEEKLKAAAQQLGNVHYIVADVTKEGDVNALIERIKKDFSDLNVLMNNAGLVYLHKVSESPNAATFAREEMETNYFAVVNLTTKLLPLLNKQPEAAVINVSSIVAFAPGLSLPTYSASKAALHSYTQALRLSLAKDSNVKVFELMPPLVDTEFAKDIPSDTKISPQEVAEDLVRSLETNNYEVRVASTEQLYSNFLSQSDKAVLVLNRLEQN, encoded by the coding sequence ATGAAAACCTCGAAAAACACCATCCTCATCACCGGCGGCGGCTCCGGCATTGGCTTTGAAACCGCCAAACTGCTTTCGCAAAAGGGCAACACCGTCATCATCACCGGCCGAAACGAAGAAAAGCTGAAAGCGGCCGCGCAACAACTGGGCAATGTACATTACATCGTAGCGGATGTAACAAAGGAAGGCGATGTCAACGCACTGATCGAAAGAATTAAGAAAGACTTTTCAGACCTCAATGTCCTCATGAACAATGCCGGACTCGTTTATCTTCACAAAGTTAGCGAGTCGCCAAACGCGGCGACCTTTGCCCGCGAGGAGATGGAGACCAACTACTTCGCCGTCGTCAACCTGACCACGAAGTTGCTCCCCCTCTTGAACAAGCAACCCGAAGCTGCTGTGATCAACGTTTCATCCATCGTTGCCTTTGCGCCTGGCCTCTCGCTGCCGACCTACAGCGCCAGCAAGGCCGCCCTTCATTCGTATACACAAGCGCTGCGACTCAGCCTGGCCAAGGACAGCAACGTGAAAGTTTTTGAATTGATGCCTCCACTGGTCGACACAGAATTTGCGAAAGACATTCCCTCCGACACAAAGATCTCGCCGCAGGAAGTAGCCGAAGACCTGGTGCGAAGCCTGGAGACCAACAACTACGAAGTGCGGGTGGCTTCGACAGAACAACTTTACAGCAATTTCCTGAGCCAATCCGACAAAGCGGTGTTGGTGCTGAACAGACTTGAACAAAACTAA
- a CDS encoding TetR/AcrR family transcriptional regulator, translated as MTKSEKTRQFIIEQSATIINRKGVAGTSISDLMEATKLAKGGIYGNFESKEEICVEAFDYLTGKVSSGLNAAISGKATAREKLFALLDYYRDRLATSDAGGCPLLNFGTEADDTNPDLKQRVAKAIKTSQQRMTKLVEEGQANGEFNKNIDAGLFAVKMFAMIEGAIFTSRVTNSRAPMKTIVDVLKKEIESF; from the coding sequence ATGACAAAATCCGAGAAAACCAGGCAATTCATCATCGAGCAATCGGCGACCATTATTAACCGAAAGGGTGTTGCCGGAACCTCCATTTCCGACCTGATGGAGGCCACCAAGCTTGCGAAGGGAGGGATCTATGGCAATTTCGAAAGCAAAGAAGAAATCTGTGTGGAAGCTTTCGATTACCTGACCGGCAAGGTCTCCAGCGGACTCAACGCCGCCATCTCGGGCAAGGCAACTGCACGCGAAAAGCTGTTCGCCCTCCTGGACTACTACCGCGACCGGCTGGCCACCAGCGACGCCGGCGGCTGTCCACTGCTGAATTTTGGCACCGAAGCCGACGATACCAACCCCGACCTCAAGCAACGCGTGGCGAAGGCGATCAAAACGAGCCAACAACGCATGACGAAGCTGGTGGAAGAGGGACAAGCCAACGGCGAATTCAACAAGAACATCGATGCCGGCCTTTTCGCCGTCAAGATGTTCGCCATGATCGAGGGGGCCATCTTCACCTCCCGCGTAACGAACAGCCGGGCACCCATGAAAACCATTGTCGACGTCCTCAAAAAGGAAATTGAATCTTTCTAA
- a CDS encoding nuclear transport factor 2 family protein produces MKAPFIALLCATTLLACTKPAEKPAEPVAEVKPTPDIEFADAKYAEIGKKGMNALASGDIDAWMATFADNARYHWSSGDSLVGKQAIHDYWKDRRSKVIDSISFVNDIWLPVEVNKPQRGPDRAGVWLFSWYMVKVKYKNNQKLAMWIHNDMHFDANDKIDIMVQYLDRAPINAALAKKK; encoded by the coding sequence ATGAAAGCACCCTTCATCGCCTTGTTGTGCGCAACAACACTGCTGGCTTGCACGAAGCCCGCAGAGAAACCTGCTGAACCCGTCGCCGAAGTCAAGCCGACTCCGGATATTGAATTTGCCGATGCGAAGTATGCTGAGATCGGAAAAAAAGGAATGAACGCTCTGGCGTCCGGCGACATCGATGCGTGGATGGCCACGTTTGCCGACAACGCCCGCTATCATTGGTCGTCCGGCGACAGCCTCGTTGGAAAACAAGCCATTCATGACTACTGGAAAGACCGTCGTAGCAAGGTGATCGACTCCATCAGTTTTGTCAACGACATCTGGTTGCCCGTGGAAGTCAATAAACCACAACGCGGTCCCGACAGAGCCGGCGTCTGGCTTTTCAGCTGGTACATGGTAAAGGTTAAATATAAAAACAACCAAAAGCTCGCCATGTGGATCCACAACGACATGCACTTCGACGCTAACGACAAGATCGACATCATGGTCCAATACCTCGACCGCGCGCCCATCAACGCAGCGCTCGCGAAGAAGAAATAG
- a CDS encoding cadmium resistance transporter: MEVIATGILAFVSSNIDDIFLLMLFFGDRNFKPREIILGQFVGIGALIGISLVLSLIGLVIGKTYIGLLGLLPVYLGIKGVVRLLSKEPPDEDEHPTKKKGNRSNAWVVSGVTIANGGDNVGIYVPLFATLAWPQKITVVSIFFMMTAVWCLVARYLSRHPLMAKTIDKYGHVVTPFVLIALGIYILNEGDVLSLLST, from the coding sequence ATGGAGGTTATCGCCACGGGCATTTTGGCCTTTGTTTCTTCTAATATTGACGACATTTTCCTGCTGATGCTTTTCTTTGGCGACCGGAATTTTAAACCGCGCGAGATCATCCTGGGTCAATTCGTCGGCATCGGCGCGTTGATTGGGATCAGCCTTGTGCTTTCGTTGATCGGCCTGGTCATCGGGAAAACGTATATCGGCTTGCTGGGCTTGTTGCCGGTTTATCTGGGCATAAAAGGAGTGGTTCGCCTTCTCAGCAAGGAGCCGCCGGACGAAGATGAACATCCGACAAAGAAGAAGGGAAACCGAAGCAATGCCTGGGTTGTTTCAGGCGTCACCATCGCCAATGGCGGAGATAATGTCGGCATTTATGTGCCGCTCTTTGCCACCTTGGCGTGGCCTCAAAAGATCACCGTGGTCTCCATCTTTTTTATGATGACGGCGGTCTGGTGTCTGGTGGCCCGTTATCTTTCGCGGCATCCGCTCATGGCAAAAACCATCGACAAGTATGGACACGTCGTCACGCCGTTCGTGCTGATCGCTTTGGGAATTTACATTCTGAACGAGGGCGATGTGTTGAGTTTGCTCTCGACGTAA